One stretch of Priestia megaterium DNA includes these proteins:
- a CDS encoding L,D-transpeptidase: MAKRIDVSIKQHQLKLYDGAKLVKTYPIAVGKMITPTPTGKFKIINKDTTPPAVFGPLWMGLSKPTYGIHGTNDPASIGRDMSHGCVRMDNEDILELSSAVPIGTPVYIHK; encoded by the coding sequence ATGGCAAAAAGGATAGATGTCTCAATAAAGCAGCATCAATTAAAACTATATGATGGAGCTAAATTAGTAAAGACATATCCTATTGCTGTAGGAAAAATGATCACTCCAACTCCAACTGGAAAATTTAAAATCATTAATAAAGATACTACTCCTCCAGCTGTATTTGGCCCTTTATGGATGGGACTGTCAAAACCCACATATGGAATACACGGGACTAATGATCCAGCTTCTATTGGCAGAGATATGTCACATGGATGTGTCAGAATGGACAATGAAGATATTCTAGAACTTTCCTCTGCAGTTCCCATTGGAACGCCGGTTTATATACATAAATAA
- a CDS encoding ATP-binding protein, whose translation MLFQSDEGKEPLTVEIHTEVDIVEARQKGRMFSNCLGFSTLDQARIITTISELSRNIYKYATTGKIIMEIIENQLGIGIKIIAIDKGPGIENIQKALESGYTTSGGLGVGLSGVKKLMDEFTISSQEDHGVNIQVIKWKKKK comes from the coding sequence ATGCTATTTCAATCGGATGAAGGAAAGGAACCTTTAACTGTTGAGATACACACTGAAGTGGATATAGTAGAAGCGCGTCAGAAAGGGCGAATGTTCTCTAACTGCTTAGGCTTCAGCACACTCGATCAGGCCCGAATTATTACGACTATTTCAGAATTGTCCAGAAATATATATAAATATGCCACTACGGGAAAAATTATAATGGAAATAATAGAGAATCAACTTGGAATAGGAATCAAAATAATAGCTATAGATAAAGGACCAGGCATTGAAAATATTCAAAAAGCGCTAGAAAGTGGCTATACAACGTCAGGAGGGTTAGGCGTTGGTTTATCAGGGGTAAAAAAATTAATGGACGAATTCACCATATCATCTCAAGAAGACCATGGCGTTAACATCCAGGTTATAAAATGGAAAAAAAAGAAATAA
- a CDS encoding Na-translocating system protein MpsC family protein has protein sequence MDIKAQQTKLANNLGKLLRDNFGKGPEAVHVTIYEPYVVIYVSGFVSPMEQVLLNQNEELQVMTTRELLVKTLEPQITGQIKGITDLDIQHLYYDWNLDHHSGIFVGVCLDDLKADLTEGDPYPGKQAIHDRIIKMSEIAQKGPEKISSYKLSDRTLVIVREGILVAIEKQLISLGFDDTLRISKRPLEKGILRQNDDYDEILNADILDIFVDWDFEKDNSIITLILKPKN, from the coding sequence ATGGATATTAAGGCTCAGCAAACAAAGCTGGCGAATAATTTGGGCAAATTGTTACGAGATAACTTTGGAAAAGGCCCCGAGGCTGTTCATGTTACGATTTATGAACCTTATGTTGTTATTTATGTCAGTGGCTTCGTATCACCTATGGAGCAAGTACTGTTAAACCAGAATGAAGAACTTCAGGTTATGACTACAAGAGAGCTTTTAGTAAAGACTCTTGAACCTCAAATCACTGGGCAAATTAAAGGGATTACAGACCTTGACATACAGCACTTATATTATGATTGGAATTTAGATCATCACTCCGGAATTTTTGTGGGAGTGTGTCTGGACGATTTGAAAGCCGATTTGACTGAGGGTGACCCTTACCCAGGAAAACAAGCAATTCATGATCGAATTATAAAGATGAGTGAGATTGCACAAAAAGGACCTGAAAAAATCTCTTCATATAAATTAAGCGATCGTACATTGGTCATCGTACGCGAAGGAATACTGGTGGCTATTGAAAAGCAGCTAATTTCGTTGGGTTTTGATGACACCTTACGCATCTCTAAACGTCCTTTGGAAAAAGGAATCTTACGCCAAAACGATGACTATGATGAGATATTAAATGCAGACATTCTTGATATTTTTGTGGATTGGGATTTTGAAAAGGATAATAGTATTATTACGCTTATCCTAAAACCAAAAAATTAA
- the nikE gene encoding nickel import ATP-binding protein NikE, with protein MSLLQVNEVTHSYGTRTFFKWQNRSKKVLSDISFSIEEGTCLGMLGTSGAGKSTLGKVILGLERPQHGQILFQGHDIYTVDKHTRQKIRRDLQVVFQDSYSAVNPRMTAERIIAEPLENYEKLTLAEQKRTVIELLERVGLGEKDLKKYPHQFSGGQLQRINIARAVSLKPKLIVLDESVSSLDMVTQTLILELLRELKEDFGLSYFFITHDIKAAYMISDTLGVLEKGELIEHYTSKNEFFTSENPVVKEMRGSILAEHPRFRSIGARNNHI; from the coding sequence GTGAGTTTATTACAAGTAAATGAAGTCACTCATAGCTACGGAACTCGAACATTTTTTAAATGGCAAAATCGTTCTAAGAAAGTACTTTCTGATATCTCCTTCTCTATTGAAGAAGGGACATGCTTAGGAATGCTGGGTACGAGTGGGGCCGGTAAAAGTACTTTAGGAAAAGTAATTCTCGGCTTGGAAAGGCCACAGCATGGACAGATTCTCTTTCAAGGACATGATATCTATACTGTAGATAAGCATACTCGCCAAAAAATCCGGCGTGATCTTCAAGTTGTTTTTCAAGATTCATACTCAGCGGTTAATCCCCGAATGACCGCTGAACGTATTATTGCAGAACCGTTAGAAAACTATGAGAAATTAACATTAGCTGAACAAAAACGAACCGTGATTGAATTATTAGAAAGAGTAGGGCTTGGTGAAAAGGACTTAAAAAAATATCCGCATCAATTTAGTGGCGGTCAGCTGCAAAGGATTAATATTGCAAGGGCAGTCTCTCTTAAGCCGAAGCTCATTGTCTTAGACGAATCTGTAAGCAGTCTAGACATGGTTACGCAAACTCTCATTCTAGAACTATTAAGAGAGTTAAAAGAAGACTTTGGCTTATCATATTTTTTTATCACACATGATATCAAAGCTGCTTATATGATTAGCGATACATTAGGTGTATTAGAAAAAGGAGAATTAATTGAACATTATACTTCGAAAAATGAGTTTTTTACTTCAGAAAATCCCGTGGTAAAAGAGATGAGAGGTTCTATACTTGCCGAGCATCCGCGTTTTCGTTCAATTGGAGCAAGGAATAATCATATTTAA
- a CDS encoding Na-translocating system protein MpsC family protein: MDKTKLEKELSSYMGRLLRENFGRGPGGVFTVISPPFITVYFKAFLLPLEKALLDKGQVIYVQKTRDLLMETLIEEIKGYIQLNIHLDIEEFYYDWNLELQSGMFIMIHSDKENIVNHSYKNQKLLHKEVEEVTQKAEKLPQDVSSYLLDQRTLLIIRQGIMVSVEKELVQLGFEENLTLAKRNLEKRLLHEHSQSVEVILDSKVTDILVAWDFHKDKSTILLILNPTS, encoded by the coding sequence ATGGATAAAACGAAACTGGAAAAAGAATTAAGTAGCTATATGGGAAGGTTACTTCGTGAAAACTTTGGAAGAGGTCCTGGAGGTGTATTCACCGTCATTTCTCCTCCTTTTATAACCGTTTATTTTAAAGCCTTTTTATTACCTTTAGAAAAGGCTTTGTTAGACAAGGGACAAGTTATCTATGTTCAAAAAACACGTGATTTGTTAATGGAGACTTTAATTGAAGAGATAAAAGGATATATACAATTAAATATACATTTAGATATTGAAGAATTTTATTATGATTGGAATTTAGAGCTGCAGTCTGGCATGTTTATCATGATCCATTCTGATAAAGAAAACATAGTTAATCATTCCTATAAAAATCAGAAATTGCTGCATAAAGAAGTTGAGGAAGTGACTCAAAAAGCAGAAAAACTCCCTCAAGATGTTTCTTCTTATTTATTAGATCAGAGAACACTCCTTATAATCAGGCAAGGTATTATGGTAAGTGTAGAGAAAGAATTAGTCCAATTAGGATTTGAAGAAAATCTTACATTGGCTAAAAGAAATCTTGAAAAAAGGCTACTTCATGAACATAGTCAATCAGTAGAAGTGATTTTAGATTCAAAGGTAACAGATATACTAGTCGCATGGGACTTTCATAAAGATAAAAGTACAATTCTTCTGATTTTAAACCCAACTTCATAA
- a CDS encoding MATE family efflux transporter, with translation MNHRTYLTLAIPLTISTMTTPLLGAVDTAVVGQLPAPAYIAGVAVGTLIFNTLYWVFGFLRVSTSAFAAQANGANNPDQGVLALSRPFLLAVIVGMLFILLQRPIERAALLVISPDSYVSRFTVEYFRIRIWGAPFTLMNYVILGWLMGMAKIKESLCLQILTNVLNMVLAILFVHVFSFDVQGVATATLIAEVTAFILGLVIILKASPFKWKMPSIQALMDTDAMKRMFNVNKDLFIRTICLLVVINMFTAKGASFGTEFLAANAVLFQIHYIMAYFFDGFANASSILVGKAVGSNDKELYKKILTLSRQWSVITAVTIASLYALFQEQVIGLFTNLPDVIELSLTYGVWLIIYPFVACFGLVLYGVFTGATEIAPVRNSMIYAMVVYIIIQITATPIWHNHGLWLAFIIYTIGRSGFLVMYTPRLNKKLLELKGEG, from the coding sequence ATGAATCATCGTACGTATCTTACTTTGGCGATTCCCCTGACAATCTCAACGATGACTACGCCTTTATTAGGTGCGGTTGATACCGCTGTTGTAGGGCAACTTCCAGCTCCAGCTTATATTGCAGGAGTTGCGGTAGGAACTCTTATTTTTAATACGTTATATTGGGTATTTGGTTTTTTACGAGTTAGTACATCCGCCTTTGCCGCACAAGCAAATGGGGCAAACAATCCAGATCAAGGAGTACTTGCTTTATCCCGGCCATTTTTATTAGCTGTAATAGTAGGAATGCTTTTTATTCTTTTACAACGGCCAATTGAACGTGCGGCTCTCCTAGTAATTTCTCCCGATTCTTATGTAAGTAGGTTTACAGTAGAATATTTCAGAATTAGAATATGGGGAGCACCCTTTACATTGATGAACTATGTTATTCTTGGTTGGTTAATGGGAATGGCTAAGATTAAAGAATCTTTATGTTTACAGATACTTACAAATGTTTTAAATATGGTTTTAGCTATTCTTTTTGTCCATGTTTTTTCTTTTGATGTACAAGGAGTCGCTACAGCAACCTTGATTGCTGAAGTTACAGCCTTCATACTAGGATTAGTCATTATTTTGAAAGCATCTCCGTTTAAATGGAAGATGCCATCAATTCAGGCACTTATGGATACAGATGCTATGAAGAGGATGTTTAATGTTAACAAGGATTTGTTTATTCGAACTATTTGTTTATTGGTCGTTATTAATATGTTTACAGCCAAAGGTGCTTCGTTTGGTACAGAATTTCTAGCTGCAAATGCTGTATTATTTCAAATCCACTACATAATGGCTTATTTTTTTGATGGATTTGCTAATGCTTCCAGTATTCTTGTTGGTAAAGCAGTAGGTTCAAATGATAAAGAGCTATATAAAAAAATACTTACTTTATCTAGACAGTGGTCGGTAATAACAGCTGTTACTATAGCTAGTTTATATGCACTTTTTCAAGAGCAGGTTATAGGGCTATTTACAAATTTGCCTGATGTGATTGAACTTTCACTTACGTACGGAGTATGGCTTATCATCTACCCCTTTGTTGCTTGTTTTGGCCTTGTCCTTTATGGGGTTTTTACAGGAGCAACTGAAATTGCTCCCGTTCGAAATTCTATGATTTACGCGATGGTTGTCTATATCATTATACAGATTACAGCAACTCCTATCTGGCATAATCATGGCCTATGGCTGGCTTTCATCATCTATACTATCGGGCGATCAGGGTTCCTAGTTATGTACACTCCTCGATTAAATAAAAAATTGTTAGAGCTAAAGGGAGAGGGCTGA
- the nikD gene encoding nickel import ATP-binding protein NikD, whose amino-acid sequence MGTEESKVLQVRDLRVQIKTKNGVTTLVQDINFELKPGEILGLIGESGCGKTVTSMSILQLLNRKETTIEGSIMLKGQELNGLAEKEMRKIRGKDIAFIMQNPMNAFTPVFTIGHQFIETIRSHTRWNKKQATELAIESMKQVNLPDPDKLLKYYPFQLSGGMLQRVMIAIAASLHPAIIIADEPTTALDVNNQKNVLRHLDTIRSEYGSAILLISHDLGVISEMADEVAVMQHGKIVEKAGVFQLFDSPKHEYTKKLLNARPTLYLEEPVINLI is encoded by the coding sequence TTGGGAACAGAAGAGTCAAAAGTGTTACAAGTTAGAGATCTACGTGTTCAAATAAAAACAAAAAATGGTGTTACAACTCTTGTTCAAGATATAAACTTTGAACTGAAGCCTGGGGAGATTCTTGGTCTTATTGGTGAAAGTGGTTGTGGTAAAACCGTTACAAGCATGTCCATTCTTCAGCTCCTCAATCGTAAGGAAACAACAATTGAAGGGAGCATAATGCTAAAAGGCCAAGAATTAAATGGTTTAGCTGAGAAAGAAATGCGTAAGATTCGTGGTAAGGATATAGCCTTTATTATGCAAAACCCGATGAATGCTTTTACGCCAGTTTTTACTATTGGACACCAATTTATTGAGACTATTCGCTCTCATACGCGTTGGAATAAAAAACAGGCAACAGAGCTTGCCATTGAGTCAATGAAACAAGTCAATTTACCCGACCCTGACAAGCTTTTGAAATACTATCCTTTTCAACTGAGTGGGGGTATGCTTCAGCGAGTAATGATTGCTATTGCCGCAAGCTTGCATCCAGCTATTATTATTGCTGATGAACCGACAACCGCCTTAGATGTAAATAATCAGAAGAATGTACTACGTCATTTGGATACAATTCGTTCTGAATATGGTTCAGCAATTTTATTAATATCTCATGACCTAGGAGTTATCTCTGAAATGGCAGATGAAGTAGCCGTTATGCAACATGGAAAAATAGTAGAAAAAGCAGGTGTATTTCAACTATTTGATTCACCCAAGCATGAGTATACAAAGAAGCTGTTAAATGCAAGACCGACATTGTATTTAGAGGAACCTGTAATCAACTTAATTTGA
- a CDS encoding glycosyl hydrolase family 18 protein, with translation MFVYIVQPGDTLSSISSRYDYPIAQLRRVNGLEETNIVPGQALLIASYVYTVQPGDTMRSIAKKAYVSLEQLKRANPSVHYNYLQVGMKIKIPNISDYIAGTLEYYAVRNPELDRDLITDFATYSSSISIFEYHFGSNGDIMNDLNDLVAIETTWKNRVTPLVTITNLTSEGFSSDLAHQVLNNPQARNNLVNNIFYLVSRKGYGGVNIDFERVKAEDRDLFTGFLRQLGERLKPAGYVLTIAVPAKTSEDIPWLKGYDYGGIGAVVNYMFIMAYDWHHAGSEPGPVVPITEVKRTIEFAIKSVPRRKLIIGVPLYGYNWSIPYKPGTVASAISNQDAIKTAMRYQSPIQYSKEYKSPFFQYRDQAGQMHEVWFEDVRSMSEKMVLVRKFGLQAIGAWQLTLGFTPGPWLLKKFFTIRTV, from the coding sequence ATGTTTGTTTATATAGTTCAACCTGGTGATACCCTGTCTTCAATAAGCAGTAGATATGATTATCCCATTGCGCAGCTTAGGAGGGTAAATGGGTTAGAAGAAACAAATATTGTTCCAGGTCAAGCCTTACTTATAGCTTCTTATGTATACACAGTTCAACCTGGTGATACGATGAGGAGTATTGCTAAAAAAGCTTATGTATCCTTAGAACAATTAAAAAGAGCTAATCCTTCAGTCCATTATAATTATTTGCAGGTGGGAATGAAAATAAAAATTCCTAATATATCAGATTATATTGCAGGTACACTGGAGTATTATGCCGTTCGAAATCCAGAATTAGACCGCGATTTAATTACTGATTTTGCAACTTATTCCTCGTCCATTTCTATCTTTGAATATCATTTTGGCAGCAATGGAGATATTATGAATGATTTAAACGACTTAGTAGCAATTGAAACGACTTGGAAAAACCGAGTTACACCGTTAGTTACGATTACTAATCTAACTTCTGAAGGATTTAGTTCTGATCTTGCCCATCAAGTTTTAAATAATCCTCAGGCAAGAAACAATCTTGTTAATAATATTTTTTATTTAGTATCTAGGAAAGGATACGGCGGGGTGAATATTGATTTTGAACGTGTAAAGGCCGAGGATAGAGATCTTTTTACAGGATTTTTACGTCAGCTGGGTGAACGTTTAAAACCTGCAGGATACGTGCTGACCATAGCGGTTCCAGCGAAGACAAGCGAAGATATTCCTTGGTTAAAAGGATATGATTACGGGGGAATAGGTGCCGTTGTTAACTATATGTTCATTATGGCATATGATTGGCATCATGCAGGCAGCGAACCAGGGCCTGTTGTACCTATTACTGAAGTAAAAAGAACAATAGAATTTGCGATAAAAAGTGTTCCGCGAAGAAAACTTATCATTGGAGTCCCTTTGTATGGATATAACTGGTCAATTCCTTACAAGCCTGGTACTGTAGCATCTGCTATATCCAATCAAGATGCGATTAAAACAGCGATGAGATATCAGTCTCCCATCCAATATTCTAAGGAGTATAAATCCCCATTTTTTCAGTATAGAGATCAAGCGGGACAGATGCATGAAGTATGGTTTGAAGATGTAAGAAGCATGAGTGAAAAAATGGTGTTAGTTCGTAAATTTGGTTTGCAAGCAATAGGAGCTTGGCAATTAACACTTGGATTTACGCCAGGGCCTTGGCTTTTAAAGAAATTTTTCACTATTAGAACGGTATAA
- a CDS encoding aldolase catalytic domain-containing protein, translating into MEHNSKIIDCTIRDGGLINNWDFSVEFVQDLYNGLSAASVEYMEIGYKNSPKLLQATEPNPWRFLDDNFLKEIIPEKKFTKLSALVDIGRVDPNDILPREQSMLDMIRVACYIREVDKGLELIKMFHDLGYETSLNIMALSSVPENQLIEAFEMVKKSPVDVVYIVDSFGSLDPADIEHQVKKFQAMIPSKQLGIHTHNNMQLAFANTLTAMRNGVTFLDSSVYGMGRAAGNCNTELLVSYIPKPSYEMKPILGVIEKHMLEMRQKWEWGYIIPYMISGVLNEHPRVAMAYRDSEDRDKFVDFYDKVTSPEVTTSPASK; encoded by the coding sequence ATGGAACATAATAGCAAAATTATAGACTGTACCATTCGTGACGGAGGTTTAATTAATAATTGGGATTTTAGCGTTGAATTTGTGCAAGACTTATATAACGGCCTAAGCGCAGCCAGCGTTGAATATATGGAGATTGGTTATAAAAATTCACCTAAGCTTCTTCAAGCAACTGAGCCCAATCCATGGAGATTTCTTGACGATAACTTCCTCAAAGAAATTATCCCTGAGAAAAAGTTCACGAAGCTATCTGCCTTAGTAGATATTGGGCGTGTAGATCCGAATGACATCCTACCGCGTGAACAAAGTATGTTAGATATGATTCGAGTGGCATGCTATATTCGCGAAGTAGATAAAGGCTTAGAGCTTATAAAAATGTTCCACGATTTAGGGTATGAGACTTCACTTAATATTATGGCACTATCTAGCGTACCGGAAAATCAGCTTATTGAAGCATTTGAAATGGTAAAGAAAAGCCCCGTAGATGTTGTATATATCGTTGACTCCTTTGGAAGCCTAGATCCTGCGGATATTGAGCATCAAGTAAAAAAGTTCCAAGCCATGATTCCTAGCAAACAGCTTGGGATTCATACGCATAACAACATGCAGCTAGCTTTTGCTAATACATTAACTGCGATGCGCAATGGAGTTACATTCCTTGATTCATCTGTTTATGGTATGGGCCGTGCAGCTGGTAACTGTAACACAGAGCTACTTGTTAGCTACATACCAAAACCAAGCTATGAGATGAAGCCGATTCTTGGCGTGATTGAAAAGCATATGCTTGAAATGCGTCAAAAGTGGGAGTGGGGCTATATCATTCCTTACATGATTTCTGGTGTACTGAATGAACACCCACGTGTTGCTATGGCTTACCGTGATAGCGAGGATCGTGACAAATTCGTAGATTTTTATGACAAAGTAACGTCTCCAGAAGTTACTACGTCTCCAGCATCAAAATAA
- the nikC gene encoding nickel ABC transporter permease subunit NikC, which translates to MMTSIRTIFKSQKVIPICSTILGILFIIAILAPWITPNDPIAVNLAYKLQPPSWNFPLGTDHLGRCNLSRILHGARISLGFAILIFISSLAIGLIIGTFSGYKGGWIDHVLMRFCDGVMAFPSLILVLGLVGIFGPGLSQVILALMLVQWVYYARMFRGMVLSLKEQNFISAAKISGSSQWKIIKNHIIPNVLPPLVVMGTLEMGWAIMDISAMSFLGLGVQSPTPEWGAMIHEGKSYIRTNPELMLYPGLSIMLVIVTFNLLGEALSERYGVKRRF; encoded by the coding sequence ATGATGACAAGTATACGTACGATATTTAAAAGTCAAAAAGTAATTCCCATATGTTCAACGATATTAGGTATTCTTTTTATCATCGCCATATTGGCCCCTTGGATTACACCAAATGATCCCATTGCCGTCAATTTAGCTTATAAATTGCAGCCTCCAAGCTGGAATTTCCCACTAGGAACCGATCATTTAGGAAGGTGTAACTTGTCACGTATTTTACATGGGGCACGCATCTCATTAGGTTTTGCTATACTTATTTTCATTTCATCGTTAGCAATTGGTTTAATTATTGGAACGTTTTCAGGTTATAAAGGTGGCTGGATTGATCATGTTTTAATGAGGTTTTGCGATGGTGTTATGGCTTTTCCAAGCCTTATCCTTGTACTAGGATTGGTTGGTATATTTGGACCTGGACTGTCACAAGTAATCTTAGCGCTGATGCTTGTACAATGGGTTTATTACGCGAGAATGTTCCGAGGAATGGTCCTTAGTTTGAAGGAACAGAACTTCATCTCCGCTGCGAAGATCAGCGGTTCTTCTCAATGGAAGATCATTAAAAATCATATTATCCCCAATGTGTTACCTCCGCTTGTCGTAATGGGTACATTGGAAATGGGATGGGCTATCATGGATATATCTGCTATGTCTTTTCTGGGATTAGGAGTTCAGTCTCCTACACCTGAATGGGGAGCAATGATTCACGAAGGAAAATCATATATTCGGACAAATCCAGAACTGATGCTTTATCCAGGTTTGTCTATTATGCTTGTTATTGTTACATTCAATCTATTAGGCGAAGCTTTATCAGAACGTTACGGTGTCAAACGTCGATTTTGA
- a CDS encoding YeiH family protein, translating into MITINKAQKRTLFSRTNAQTSSNVSLWAGGIAFTFLFALLAYGLAKVPGFDHIGPLACSIIIAVIYRQIWGYPEKIRFGIEFSSKKLLRYAIVLYGLKLNIDVVIHHGLGLLLHDVGTAVFAIVLTVFLAKWMKADSGLSLLLGIGTGICGAAAIAAVSPIVKAKEEDTAIGAGVIALVGTLFAIGYTILRPYIHLTDIQYGIWSGVGLHEIAHVALAAAPAGRDALAIGLLAKLGRVLLLVPLSFILMYWMKRTGKIEKDTKIEFPWFLIGFIIMSIFGSYVVGKHLIIPKTIMNDISTLTTFLLTMAMVGLGLNVSMKALRTKALKPLIAMFITSILLSFLTFWTM; encoded by the coding sequence ATGATAACTATAAATAAAGCCCAAAAGCGGACTCTATTCTCACGAACAAATGCCCAGACGTCATCTAATGTTTCTTTATGGGCTGGAGGAATTGCTTTTACTTTTCTTTTTGCTTTACTTGCTTATGGATTAGCGAAAGTCCCGGGATTCGATCATATTGGTCCACTAGCCTGTTCAATTATAATAGCAGTCATTTATCGTCAAATTTGGGGGTACCCTGAAAAAATAAGATTTGGAATTGAGTTTTCTTCTAAAAAGCTGTTACGCTATGCGATTGTTTTATATGGACTAAAGCTTAATATTGATGTTGTTATTCATCATGGGTTAGGATTGTTACTTCACGATGTGGGAACGGCTGTATTTGCGATTGTTTTAACGGTTTTTCTAGCCAAATGGATGAAGGCTGATAGTGGTTTATCCCTTCTTTTAGGGATAGGAACAGGAATATGCGGTGCAGCAGCTATTGCAGCTGTTTCTCCAATTGTAAAAGCAAAAGAAGAAGATACAGCTATCGGAGCTGGTGTTATTGCTTTAGTGGGGACCCTATTTGCGATTGGATATACCATTTTAAGACCTTATATACATTTAACGGATATTCAATATGGAATTTGGTCAGGCGTAGGCCTCCATGAAATTGCCCATGTAGCTCTAGCTGCAGCACCGGCTGGACGCGACGCCCTAGCTATTGGCCTATTGGCTAAGTTAGGCAGAGTGCTCTTACTTGTGCCATTAAGCTTTATCTTAATGTACTGGATGAAGCGAACAGGAAAAATTGAAAAAGATACGAAGATTGAATTCCCTTGGTTTTTAATAGGTTTTATAATCATGAGTATTTTTGGGAGTTATGTCGTTGGTAAGCACCTTATCATACCTAAAACGATCATGAATGATATTTCAACTCTAACTACCTTTCTTTTAACAATGGCTATGGTCGGGTTAGGGTTAAATGTAAGCATGAAGGCTCTTCGAACAAAAGCATTAAAGCCGTTGATTGCGATGTTTATTACCTCTATACTCTTATCGTTCCTTACATTTTGGACGATGTAA
- the nikB gene encoding nickel ABC transporter permease subunit NikB, with protein sequence MGNYILKRIMSIIPVFLLAALLTTGMIHLSPVDPAEAYLTAAHIQPTDEILAQKRHEFGLDQPFFIQYVKSIMKICQLDFGISYVSNKPVWNEVIYRIPATVQLAIASILIAVFVSVPLGFLAGVKKGSVIDHFSRLLSFFGASIPTFWLGYILVFFFSVKLNLFPVEGIGTWQHLVLPSITLALPLIAMYTRLLRASVLENLQQPYVLFARTRGLKEKTIMTKHVLRIAISPMITGLGMNLGKLLTGTIIVESVFSWPGFGRYFIEAIFNRDIPVIQCYVLIAASLFILSNLIVDIVQMYVDPRISRKEGQHR encoded by the coding sequence ATGGGCAATTATATACTAAAACGAATTATGTCCATCATTCCAGTTTTTCTTTTGGCTGCACTTCTCACGACTGGGATGATTCATCTTTCACCAGTGGATCCAGCTGAAGCTTATTTAACGGCAGCACATATCCAGCCGACTGATGAGATCTTGGCTCAAAAAAGACATGAGTTTGGTTTAGATCAGCCGTTCTTTATTCAATATGTAAAATCTATTATGAAGATATGCCAACTTGACTTTGGCATATCTTATGTTTCAAATAAGCCGGTTTGGAATGAAGTTATATATCGAATACCAGCTACCGTTCAACTAGCTATAGCAAGTATATTGATAGCGGTGTTTGTCAGCGTGCCTCTTGGGTTTCTGGCGGGAGTAAAGAAAGGCAGCGTTATTGATCATTTTAGTCGTTTACTCTCCTTTTTTGGTGCGTCTATTCCAACTTTTTGGCTGGGCTACATACTGGTTTTTTTCTTTTCTGTTAAGCTTAATCTTTTTCCAGTAGAGGGAATCGGAACATGGCAGCATCTTGTACTTCCTTCCATTACGCTAGCTCTTCCTTTAATAGCAATGTATACAAGATTGTTACGTGCGAGTGTTCTTGAAAACTTGCAACAACCGTATGTGCTATTTGCTCGAACTAGAGGACTTAAAGAAAAAACGATTATGACAAAACATGTGCTGAGAATTGCTATTTCCCCAATGATAACTGGGCTTGGAATGAATCTTGGGAAATTACTTACGGGCACAATTATCGTTGAATCGGTTTTTTCTTGGCCTGGATTTGGGCGTTATTTCATTGAAGCTATTTTTAATCGTGATATACCTGTTATACAATGCTATGTGTTAATAGCGGCTAGTTTATTTATTTTGAGTAACTTAATTGTAGATATAGTTCAGATGTATGTAGACCCGCGTATTTCCAGGAAAGAAGGACAGCATCGATGA